Proteins encoded within one genomic window of Thiothrix litoralis:
- the hemL gene encoding glutamate-1-semialdehyde 2,1-aminomutase yields the protein MTRSETLFEQAKHSIPGGVNSPVRAFRGVGGTPRFIARAQGAYMWDADGNRLIDYVGSWGPMVAGHAHPEVVAAVQAAAVHGLSYGAPTELEITMAEKICELMPSIEMVRMTSSGTEATMSAIRLARGFTGRNYLVKFEGGYHGHGDSLLVKAGSGALTFGQPSSPGVPAELAQFTLTLDYNNSAQVREVFTARGHEIACIIVEPVSGNMNCIPPVPGFLETLRDVCDASGCVLIFDEVMTGFRVALGGAQQVYNIKPDLTTLGKIIGGGMPVGAFGGRRDIMEHLSPLGAVYQAGTLSGNPIAMTAGLKMLEIISRDDFYAELTSKTTYLLEGLQQAADAAGVAFMTQQVGGMFGLFFTAEARIDTYAQVTACNVGQFNRFFHGMLDRGVYLAPSAYEAGFVSNAHSQADLDETIAIAKDVFASL from the coding sequence GTGACCCGTTCCGAAACCCTGTTTGAACAAGCTAAACATTCCATTCCCGGTGGTGTCAACTCCCCGGTGCGTGCCTTCCGTGGTGTGGGTGGAACTCCGCGCTTTATTGCCCGCGCTCAAGGCGCTTATATGTGGGATGCCGATGGCAACCGTTTGATTGATTATGTCGGTTCCTGGGGGCCAATGGTCGCCGGGCACGCCCACCCGGAAGTGGTAGCGGCGGTACAGGCGGCGGCGGTGCACGGTTTGAGTTACGGTGCGCCGACCGAGCTTGAAATTACCATGGCGGAAAAAATCTGCGAGCTGATGCCTTCCATCGAAATGGTGCGCATGACCAGTTCCGGCACGGAAGCTACCATGTCCGCCATCCGCTTGGCGCGGGGTTTCACCGGGCGTAACTATTTGGTCAAGTTTGAAGGCGGTTATCACGGGCATGGCGATTCCTTGCTGGTGAAGGCGGGTTCGGGTGCTTTGACGTTCGGGCAACCCAGTTCCCCCGGTGTTCCGGCAGAATTGGCGCAATTCACCCTGACGCTGGATTACAACAATAGCGCACAAGTACGTGAAGTGTTTACGGCGCGGGGGCATGAAATTGCCTGCATCATTGTGGAACCGGTGTCGGGCAATATGAATTGCATTCCGCCTGTGCCAGGTTTCCTCGAAACCTTGCGTGACGTGTGTGATGCCAGCGGCTGCGTGCTGATTTTCGATGAAGTCATGACGGGTTTCCGCGTGGCTTTGGGCGGTGCGCAACAGGTATACAACATTAAACCTGATCTGACCACGCTGGGTAAAATTATCGGCGGCGGGATGCCGGTTGGAGCCTTCGGCGGGCGTCGCGACATCATGGAACACTTGTCCCCGTTGGGCGCGGTGTATCAGGCGGGTACGTTATCGGGCAATCCGATTGCGATGACCGCTGGTTTGAAAATGCTGGAAATCATTTCCCGTGACGACTTTTACGCGGAACTGACCAGCAAGACCACGTATTTGCTGGAAGGCTTGCAGCAAGCGGCGGATGCCGCCGGGGTTGCGTTCATGACCCAGCAAGTGGGCGGTATGTTTGGCTTGTTTTTTACTGCCGAAGCGCGTATTGATACTTACGCTCAGGTTACGGCTTGTAACGTTGGGCAGTTCAACCGTTTCTTCCACGGTATGCTGGATCGCGGGGTGTATCTTGCGCCATCCGCCTATGAAGCGGGGTTTGTCTCCAATGCTCATAGCCAGGCCGATCTGGATGAAACCATCGCTATTGCCAAAGACGTGTTTGCCAGCCTCTAA
- a CDS encoding S1 family peptidase, which produces MLLRLFLLLATVWVAAPAWAENTSSSIYSEVEQSVYQVQVINQQTGKKNAIGSAFVVMDPSIIATNYHVVSTYVNNPQGDFALDYLSTSGASGHLELLAVDVIHDLAVLKASTPLGKPLQIAKVPPKGTRLYSLGNPMDKGFSIVEGTNNGVMKSSDANNILFSGSLNPGMSGGPTLLENKEVVGVNVATSGNGLSYLVPAEYLSIMLERLRSKGFQADEDIFQQVGEQLLSNTDKYVRRLQGMEWTSERIGHFMVPMDINGATRCWDNSDKPVPGDLMHSYFTQCSNESSIYLDDELEVGTLSYEYIWLDGSKLLPARFYRQYEAINASVSNSGAGKQDVTNFACFTHFTLVSGQEFKLTVCRRDYLNYVGLSDLLVTAALVGHKHEGMLFNMDMTGTTFASGMVLLQRMLEDFKWQK; this is translated from the coding sequence GTGCTGTTAAGACTTTTTCTTTTGTTGGCGACCGTGTGGGTCGCTGCTCCGGCGTGGGCAGAAAATACGTCCTCTTCCATTTATTCCGAGGTGGAACAGTCGGTTTATCAGGTGCAGGTCATTAACCAGCAAACCGGCAAGAAAAATGCGATTGGTTCTGCGTTTGTGGTGATGGACCCTAGTATCATTGCGACCAATTACCATGTGGTCAGTACCTACGTGAATAATCCGCAGGGCGATTTTGCGCTGGATTACCTGTCGACCTCTGGTGCTAGCGGGCATCTGGAATTGCTGGCGGTGGATGTGATTCACGACCTTGCTGTGTTGAAAGCCAGCACCCCGTTGGGGAAGCCGTTGCAGATTGCCAAGGTTCCCCCAAAGGGCACGCGCCTGTATTCCCTCGGCAACCCGATGGACAAGGGGTTTTCCATTGTGGAAGGCACGAATAACGGGGTGATGAAGTCCAGCGATGCCAACAATATCCTGTTTTCCGGCAGCCTCAATCCGGGGATGAGCGGTGGCCCTACCTTGCTTGAAAACAAGGAGGTGGTGGGGGTCAATGTGGCGACTTCCGGCAATGGCTTGAGTTATCTGGTGCCTGCCGAGTACTTGTCAATCATGCTGGAACGCTTGAGGTCGAAAGGTTTTCAGGCCGATGAGGATATTTTTCAGCAAGTCGGTGAGCAGTTACTCAGTAATACTGATAAGTATGTACGGCGTTTGCAGGGCATGGAGTGGACGAGTGAGCGCATCGGTCATTTTATGGTTCCCATGGATATTAACGGCGCTACTCGTTGCTGGGATAACAGCGACAAACCTGTCCCGGGTGATTTGATGCATTCTTATTTCACCCAGTGCAGTAATGAGAGCAGCATTTATTTGGATGATGAGCTGGAAGTGGGTACGCTGTCGTATGAATACATTTGGCTGGATGGTAGCAAGTTGCTGCCCGCACGTTTCTACCGCCAATACGAGGCGATAAACGCCAGTGTCTCGAATAGCGGTGCAGGCAAGCAGGATGTGACCAATTTTGCGTGTTTCACCCATTTTACTCTGGTGTCAGGCCAGGAGTTCAAGCTAACGGTGTGTCGCCGCGATTACCTGAATTACGTCGGATTGAGCGACCTGTTGGTGACAGCGGCGCTGGTGGGGCATAAGCATGAGGGGATGCTGTTCAATATGGATATGACGGGAACAACATTTGCCAGTGGCATGGTGTTATTACAACGCATGTTGGAGGATTTCAAATGGCAAAAATGA
- a CDS encoding 16S rRNA (uracil(1498)-N(3))-methyltransferase, whose amino-acid sequence MRIPRFYVTDALTVGQAFTLPDSTFRHAVQVLRLNVGEPLILFNGEGGEYAAQMHNVSKRSASVLIEAFAEIDTESPLQLTLVQAIIKPDKMDFALQKAVELGVATFQPLVTQRSVARIGKEKVDKKMQHWEGIMVAACEQSGRTRMPQLNAPLELDDWLEQPFEGTRLILAPGDFPRINSLPLDLPTPVALLIGPEGGFSDAEVASCVQAGVTPVSLGPRILRAETASITALALLQHHYGDL is encoded by the coding sequence ATGCGCATTCCACGTTTTTATGTCACGGATGCACTGACTGTCGGGCAGGCATTCACCCTGCCCGACAGCACCTTCCGCCATGCCGTGCAAGTTTTGCGCCTGAACGTCGGCGAACCCCTGATCCTCTTCAACGGTGAAGGCGGTGAATATGCCGCGCAGATGCACAACGTCAGCAAACGCAGTGCCTCTGTCTTGATCGAAGCCTTTGCTGAGATTGATACCGAATCCCCCCTGCAACTCACGCTGGTGCAAGCCATCATCAAGCCTGACAAAATGGATTTCGCCCTGCAAAAAGCGGTAGAACTCGGTGTTGCCACCTTCCAGCCACTGGTCACGCAACGCAGTGTGGCGCGGATCGGCAAGGAAAAGGTCGACAAGAAAATGCAGCATTGGGAGGGCATTATGGTAGCGGCTTGCGAACAATCCGGGCGCACCCGAATGCCGCAACTGAATGCCCCGCTGGAACTGGATGACTGGCTGGAACAGCCTTTTGAAGGCACACGCCTGATTCTCGCGCCGGGTGACTTCCCCCGCATCAACAGCCTACCGCTGGACTTGCCGACGCCCGTTGCCTTGCTAATCGGCCCCGAAGGCGGCTTTAGCGATGCAGAAGTAGCAAGCTGCGTGCAAGCAGGCGTTACACCCGTGTCACTCGGCCCGCGTATCCTGCGGGCTGAAACTGCTAGCATCACCGCACTGGCCTTGCTCCAGCACCACTACGGTGATCTCTGA
- the ahcY gene encoding adenosylhomocysteinase has protein sequence MTTFNDYIVADMGLAAWGRKEINIAEHEMPGLMMIRREFATAKPLAGARIAGSLHMTIQTAVLIETLKELGADVRWASCNIYSTQDHAAAAIAATGTPVFAFKGESLEEYWDYTHKIFEWPNGEQANMILDDGGDATLLLHLGARAEKDISIVSKPASEEETFLYAAIRARLETSPNWYSTRLAEIRGVTEETTTGVHRLYQMHARGELKFPAINVNDSVTKSKFDNLYGCRESLVDSIKRATDVMIAGKVAVVAGYGDVGKGSCQALRALSAQVWVTEIDPICALQAAMEGYRVVTMEYAADKADIFVTATGNFHVINHDHMKAMKNEAIVCNIGHFDNEIDVASLEQYEWDEIKPQVDHVIFPDGKRITLLAQGRLVNLGCATGHPSYVMSSSFANQTIAQIELWAERDSGKYPLGIYILPKHLDEKVARLQLKTLNAQLSELTQTQADYIDVPVEGPYKADHYRY, from the coding sequence ATGACAACGTTTAACGACTACATCGTAGCCGACATGGGCTTGGCTGCCTGGGGCCGCAAGGAAATCAACATCGCGGAACACGAAATGCCGGGTTTGATGATGATCCGTCGTGAATTCGCCACAGCCAAACCACTGGCAGGTGCACGCATCGCGGGTTCATTGCACATGACCATCCAAACGGCTGTGCTGATCGAAACCCTGAAAGAACTGGGTGCAGACGTGCGCTGGGCTTCTTGCAACATCTATTCTACGCAAGATCACGCCGCAGCAGCCATCGCAGCAACGGGCACACCGGTATTCGCCTTCAAAGGTGAATCACTGGAAGAATACTGGGACTACACCCACAAAATCTTCGAGTGGCCTAATGGCGAACAAGCCAACATGATTCTGGATGACGGCGGCGATGCCACCCTGCTGCTGCATCTGGGTGCACGCGCTGAAAAAGACATCAGCATCGTGAGCAAACCGGCTTCCGAAGAAGAAACCTTCCTGTACGCGGCTATCCGTGCACGTCTGGAAACGTCTCCGAACTGGTACAGCACCCGTCTGGCTGAAATCCGTGGCGTGACCGAAGAAACCACTACTGGCGTACACCGTTTGTATCAAATGCACGCCCGTGGCGAGCTGAAATTCCCAGCGATCAACGTCAACGATTCCGTCACCAAATCCAAGTTCGACAACCTGTACGGCTGCCGTGAATCACTTGTGGATAGCATCAAGCGTGCTACCGACGTCATGATTGCCGGTAAAGTTGCGGTAGTTGCCGGTTACGGTGACGTGGGCAAAGGCTCTTGCCAAGCGTTGCGGGCACTGTCTGCACAAGTTTGGGTAACAGAAATCGACCCCATCTGCGCCCTGCAAGCGGCAATGGAAGGCTACCGCGTGGTCACCATGGAATACGCTGCTGACAAAGCAGACATTTTCGTGACTGCAACGGGCAACTTCCACGTAATCAACCATGACCACATGAAGGCGATGAAAAACGAAGCCATCGTTTGCAACATCGGTCACTTTGATAACGAAATCGACGTAGCCTCACTGGAACAGTACGAGTGGGATGAAATCAAACCACAAGTTGACCACGTTATTTTCCCTGATGGCAAGCGCATCACCCTGCTGGCACAAGGTCGCTTGGTGAACTTGGGCTGTGCAACAGGTCACCCGTCTTACGTTATGTCCTCTTCTTTTGCGAACCAAACCATCGCGCAAATCGAGTTGTGGGCAGAACGTGATTCTGGCAAATACCCACTGGGCATTTACATTCTGCCGAAGCATTTGGACGAAAAAGTGGCTCGCTTACAGTTGAAAACACTCAACGCGCAACTGAGCGAACTGACTCAAACGCAAGCGGATTACATTGATGTTCCGGTGGAAGGCCCCTACAAAGCTGACCATTACCGTTACTAA
- the metK gene encoding methionine adenosyltransferase gives MTERSYLFTSESVSEGHPDKMADQVSDAILDAIIAKDPYARVACETLTKTGMVVLAGEITTNAEIDYEGIVRGVVNDIGYNNSEIGFDGHTCAVINALGKQSPDIAMGVDRAKPEDQGAGDQGLMFGYASNETDVLMPAALTYSHRLVKQQADMRKNGTLPWLRPDAKSQVTVRYEGGKIVAIDAVVLSTQHNPEISLDDLRSAVLEHVIKPVLPEEWLHAGTQYHINPTGNFVIGGPVGDCGLTGRKIIVDTYGGMARHGGGAFSGKDPSKVDRSAAYAARYVAKNIVAAGLAERCEIQVSYAIGVAQPTSITVETFGTNTVDETLIADLVREHFDLRPYGITKMLDLLRPIYRGTAAYGHFGRKDLDLPWERTDKAAALRSAAGL, from the coding sequence ATGACTGAGAGAAGCTACCTCTTCACTTCTGAGTCTGTTTCCGAAGGCCACCCGGACAAAATGGCGGATCAGGTATCCGACGCCATTCTGGACGCGATCATCGCCAAAGACCCGTATGCACGCGTTGCCTGCGAAACCCTGACCAAGACCGGCATGGTCGTCTTGGCAGGCGAAATCACCACCAATGCTGAAATCGACTACGAAGGTATCGTGCGTGGCGTGGTTAACGACATCGGCTACAACAATTCCGAAATTGGTTTCGACGGCCACACGTGTGCGGTCATCAATGCACTCGGCAAGCAATCCCCCGACATCGCCATGGGCGTTGACCGTGCCAAGCCAGAAGACCAAGGCGCGGGCGACCAAGGCTTGATGTTCGGTTACGCCAGCAATGAAACTGACGTACTGATGCCAGCGGCACTGACCTATTCCCACCGTCTGGTAAAGCAACAAGCGGATATGCGCAAAAACGGCACGCTGCCTTGGCTGCGCCCGGATGCGAAATCGCAAGTCACTGTGCGTTACGAAGGCGGCAAAATCGTTGCCATCGACGCAGTGGTACTGTCTACCCAGCACAACCCTGAGATCAGCCTTGACGACCTGCGCAGCGCCGTGCTGGAACACGTCATCAAGCCAGTCCTACCAGAAGAATGGCTGCACGCTGGTACGCAATACCACATCAACCCAACCGGCAACTTCGTGATCGGTGGTCCTGTGGGCGACTGCGGCCTGACCGGGCGCAAGATTATCGTTGACACTTACGGCGGCATGGCGCGTCACGGTGGCGGCGCATTCTCCGGTAAAGACCCTTCCAAAGTTGACCGTTCTGCCGCTTATGCAGCGCGTTATGTGGCGAAAAACATCGTCGCAGCAGGCTTGGCAGAACGTTGCGAAATTCAAGTCTCCTACGCTATCGGCGTGGCACAACCCACTTCCATCACGGTTGAAACCTTCGGCACTAATACTGTCGATGAAACCCTGATCGCTGATCTGGTACGCGAACACTTCGACCTGCGCCCTTACGGCATCACCAAAATGCTCGACCTGCTGCGCCCAATCTATCGCGGCACAGCGGCTTACGGTCACTTCGGTCGTAAAGACCTCGACCTGCCGTGGGAACGTACTGACAAAGCTGCTGCCCTGCGCTCTGCCGCTGGCCTGTAA
- a CDS encoding FHA domain-containing protein: MAKMMLEIQRRGLNQYQHLEHFPVTIGRALDNDVILSDRTVSPHHLRLEQDDKGRVFIHNLAVENGTRLNDHPLGQQPVQAPIPSQLVLGDRRLRLVTVDTPVENTYVSHCRSLFTPLCKPFWAVALLLLAVGGMFANNYLDIALQKDALFYFSGLLPSLLWILFWTLTISGITRLITHRWEFTPALSVVSLFSLVPLVLQVAGEGLDYFLTSDKPTAWLMGGVGDFLLLPVLVYAYLHWVLNQRHLPAVGFALVLSALPLGLRAISLLDQVTVESEFSSEPYYNQTLSSLNLHANPALPLADYLKKATEALPSQVEE; encoded by the coding sequence ATGGCAAAAATGATGCTTGAAATCCAGAGGCGCGGCCTTAACCAGTACCAGCATCTGGAACATTTTCCGGTGACGATTGGGCGGGCGCTGGATAATGATGTGATCCTCTCCGACAGAACGGTATCGCCGCATCACTTGCGCTTGGAACAGGATGATAAGGGGCGCGTATTTATCCACAATCTAGCCGTGGAAAACGGTACGCGCCTGAATGACCATCCGCTGGGGCAACAGCCTGTGCAAGCGCCGATTCCCAGCCAGTTGGTGCTGGGGGATCGCAGGCTGCGCTTGGTGACGGTGGATACGCCCGTGGAAAATACTTACGTCAGCCATTGCCGCAGTCTGTTTACGCCGCTGTGTAAGCCCTTCTGGGCGGTGGCACTGCTATTGCTGGCAGTTGGTGGGATGTTCGCCAACAACTATCTGGATATTGCTTTACAGAAAGATGCGCTATTCTACTTTAGCGGTTTGTTGCCGAGCTTGTTATGGATTCTGTTCTGGACCTTGACGATCAGCGGGATTACCCGTTTGATTACTCACCGCTGGGAATTCACCCCGGCGTTAAGCGTGGTTTCCCTGTTTAGCTTGGTGCCCTTGGTATTGCAGGTTGCCGGTGAGGGGCTGGATTACTTCTTAACTTCGGATAAGCCTACTGCTTGGTTAATGGGCGGTGTGGGGGATTTCTTGCTGTTGCCAGTATTGGTGTATGCCTACTTGCACTGGGTGTTGAACCAGCGGCACTTGCCTGCCGTGGGGTTTGCGCTGGTGTTGAGTGCTTTGCCACTGGGCTTGCGTGCCATCAGTTTGCTGGATCAGGTGACGGTGGAGAGTGAGTTTTCCAGCGAACCGTATTACAACCAGACCTTGAGTTCCCTCAATCTCCACGCTAACCCAGCGTTGCCGCTGGCGGATTACCTGAAGAAAGCAACAGAAGCGTTGCCTTCACAGGTGGAAGAGTAA
- the metF gene encoding methylenetetrahydrofolate reductase [NAD(P)H] yields MTDEHQHDHSHGDDLVFSFEFFPPKTDKGAENLRAVRTQLATLKPRFFSVTYGAGGSTQANTLNTVLEIQRDSGIEAAPHLSCVGSSAEQIREILDTYRSNGIKHIVALRGDLPSGSRDLGEFRYANELVAFIRKETGDDFHIEVAAYPEMHPQASNLKVDIDNFVRKVNAGANSAITQYFFNADAYWHFVDECVKKGVEIPIVPGIMPITNYTQLARFSDMCGAEIPRWLRKQLETYGDDTDAIAKFGEEFISLLAENLLETGAPGLHFYTMNRVEPTMSIWKNIGLAD; encoded by the coding sequence ATGACTGACGAACATCAACACGATCATAGCCACGGCGATGACCTGGTTTTCAGCTTCGAGTTTTTCCCGCCGAAAACCGACAAGGGCGCGGAAAATCTGCGGGCAGTACGCACCCAATTGGCGACATTGAAGCCACGCTTCTTTTCCGTCACTTACGGTGCAGGTGGCTCGACGCAAGCCAATACGCTGAATACTGTGCTGGAAATCCAGCGTGATTCCGGCATTGAGGCCGCCCCGCATTTGTCGTGTGTCGGCTCCAGTGCCGAACAAATCCGCGAGATTCTCGACACTTACCGCAGCAACGGCATCAAACACATTGTTGCCCTGCGCGGTGATTTGCCTTCCGGCTCACGCGACCTCGGCGAATTCCGCTACGCCAACGAACTGGTGGCATTCATCCGCAAGGAAACCGGCGATGACTTCCACATCGAAGTTGCCGCCTACCCGGAAATGCACCCGCAAGCATCTAACCTCAAAGTCGACATCGACAACTTTGTGCGCAAGGTGAATGCAGGTGCAAACAGCGCGATTACGCAATACTTCTTCAACGCCGATGCGTATTGGCACTTCGTGGATGAATGCGTGAAAAAGGGCGTGGAAATCCCCATCGTGCCCGGCATTATGCCGATCACCAACTACACCCAACTGGCACGGTTTTCGGATATGTGCGGTGCAGAAATCCCGCGCTGGTTGCGTAAGCAACTGGAAACCTATGGTGATGACACCGATGCAATTGCCAAATTCGGCGAGGAATTCATCAGTTTGCTGGCGGAGAACCTACTGGAAACCGGCGCTCCCGGCCTGCATTTCTACACCATGAACCGGGTTGAACCGACCATGAGCATCTGGAAAAACATCGGGTTAGCGGACTAA
- a CDS encoding class I SAM-dependent methyltransferase, whose translation MQNDRVVWYNPRPVTTDACRLCGNTQHNHLILKVAHWASALGVMDVAECGSCKSAWFPAMERFLVPYPDTQIILQDPDFPYYIYHYLEIVGGLDWKVSLLERLPFTPFHSVLEIGCNAGVTLDYCRTMWNADTVIGLEPSAYGVMGSRLLEVPILPQYLHEASSLQGKLFDFIYATEVLEHVADPLILLQEIKRSLTPNGILLLTTPRAGALNLQTPPGELLAALSPGAHYFLLSPEKLADLASQAGFAWCHIEPFGMTQVCVLADHPVTLANHVWATPRIRDYYQRKTSQTVADARVLLGHWLNYHTYTCQMGLPVEATVITEIETALQTLFDIDLAQPQGLLERVAATDSLVSLGKVMPYALPYYLYWRGGDYLPVAELLVLQGLKVDFQNLFVYDALLEKIREAQPTHATTLYQRFQFQLKRFSNCFVRHNHD comes from the coding sequence ATGCAAAATGATCGGGTCGTTTGGTACAACCCGCGTCCTGTCACCACGGATGCCTGTCGGCTTTGTGGCAATACCCAGCACAACCACTTGATTCTCAAAGTTGCCCATTGGGCAAGCGCTTTGGGCGTTATGGATGTTGCTGAGTGCGGTAGCTGCAAAAGTGCATGGTTTCCGGCTATGGAACGTTTTCTCGTCCCGTATCCTGATACCCAGATTATTCTGCAAGACCCTGATTTCCCTTACTACATCTACCATTATCTGGAAATCGTGGGCGGGCTAGACTGGAAAGTGAGCCTATTGGAACGCTTGCCGTTTACGCCATTCCATTCAGTGCTGGAAATCGGCTGCAATGCTGGGGTCACGCTGGATTATTGCCGAACAATGTGGAATGCCGACACCGTAATAGGCTTGGAACCTTCCGCGTATGGTGTAATGGGTTCACGTCTGCTGGAAGTGCCGATTCTGCCGCAGTACCTGCATGAAGCCAGCAGTCTTCAGGGCAAACTATTTGATTTCATTTATGCCACGGAAGTACTGGAACATGTCGCTGACCCTTTGATTCTTTTGCAAGAAATCAAACGCTCGCTGACACCCAATGGCATCCTGCTGTTAACCACACCGAGGGCTGGCGCATTAAACCTGCAAACGCCGCCGGGTGAGTTACTCGCCGCTTTGTCACCGGGAGCGCATTATTTCCTGCTATCACCGGAAAAGCTGGCGGATTTGGCAAGCCAAGCCGGTTTTGCATGGTGTCACATCGAGCCATTCGGGATGACGCAAGTGTGTGTACTGGCTGATCACCCTGTGACGCTGGCAAACCACGTCTGGGCAACGCCGCGTATTCGCGATTACTATCAGCGCAAAACCAGCCAAACCGTCGCAGATGCACGGGTGTTGTTGGGGCATTGGCTCAACTACCACACTTACACCTGCCAGATGGGGCTACCGGTTGAAGCGACGGTAATCACAGAAATTGAAACGGCATTGCAAACCCTGTTCGACATTGATTTAGCACAGCCGCAAGGCTTGCTGGAACGGGTCGCGGCAACGGATTCTTTAGTGAGTTTGGGCAAGGTCATGCCTTATGCCCTGCCCTATTATTTATACTGGCGCGGTGGCGATTACCTGCCTGTCGCCGAATTGCTGGTGTTGCAAGGCTTGAAGGTCGACTTTCAAAACCTGTTTGTCTACGACGCCTTGCTGGAAAAAATCCGTGAAGCACAGCCGACGCACGCCACTACCTTATACCAACGCTTTCAATTTCAATTAAAGCGGTTCAGTAACTGCTTTGTGAGACATAACCATGACTGA